TCCCGAACGCAACTGACTCGCAGGGCCTCCCCATTCGCGATTCGTCTGGCGCCTGCGTCCTGTCGTCCGGCGTCTCGCATCCGGATTGCATGCCCAAGAAAGACGCGCCCAAGCCTGCCGATCCGGCCAAGCCCAGCGCGCCCGCCAAGCCGTCCTCGCCGACCTCGCCCGCCGGCAAGCCGGCCCCCGCCTCGGTCAAGCAGACCATCGTGATCCAGGCTGACGCGCTGTTCGACTTCGACAAGTCGGTCGTCCGTCCGGATGGCAAGAAGAGCATCGATGAAGCACTCGCCAAGCTCGCCGGCGTGGACGTCGAAATGGTCATCGCGACCGGCCACACGGATAACGTCGGCACGGACGCCTACAACCAGAAGCTCTCCGAGCGCCGCGCCGCGGCCGTGAAGGGGTACCTGGTTTCCAAGGGCATCCCGGCCTCGAAGATCACCACCCTCGGCAAGGGCGAATCGCAGCCTGTGGCGACCAACAAGACGAAGGAAGGCCGCCAGAAGAACCGTCGCGTGGACATCGAGTTCAAGGGCGTCAAGAAGTAAGCCCTCCGCTGACCCGGCAGAAAACCCCGCCTCGGCGGGGTTTTTTGTTACTGCGACCCCATGCGAGAAGCCGATACCCTGATACATGCCGCCTGGATCGCCCCGGTCGAGCCACCGGGCGCGCTCCTGGCCGACCATACGGTCGTCATCCGGGACGGGCGGATCGAGTCCCTCGTTCCCACGGCCCGGGTGGCCGACACCTATTCGGCGAAGTCCGAGGTGCGCCTGGACCAGCACCTCCTCATCCCGGGGCTCGTGAACCTGCACGGACACGCGGCGATGGCGCTGCTGCGGGGCCTCGCGGACGACCTGCCGCTGATGAACTGGCTCAAGGACCACGTCTGGCCCGCGGAAGCGAAGCACGTAGGCGACGAGTTCGTGCACGACGGAAGCCTGCTTGCGGCCGCCGAGATGCTGCGCGGCGGCATCACCTGCTTCAACGACATGTACTTCTTCCCCGAGGCGACGGCGCGGGCGGCCCTGCGCGCCGGCATCCGCGCAAGCCTCGGCGTGATCGCGGTGGAATTCCCGAGCGCCTACGCAACGGACGCGGCCAGCTACCTGCACAAGGGGCTGGCGACGCGCGATTCCTATCGCGGCGAGGATCTCCTCTCCTTTTGCCTCGCTCCGCACGCGCCCTACACCGTGAGCGACGAGACGCTCGCGAGGATCGCCACGCTGGCCGAGGAAATCGACGCGCCCGTCCACACGCACCTGCACGAGACGACGGACGAAATCGGGCAAGGCGTGGCGCATTACGGGTGCGTCCCATCGAACGCCTGCGGCGCCTGGGGCTCGTCGGCCCGCGG
This Betaproteobacteria bacterium DNA region includes the following protein-coding sequences:
- a CDS encoding OmpA family protein; translated protein: MKISSIGKLLTGSIAAAAFVSGSALANNVPNATDSQGLPIRDSSGACVLSSGVSHPDCMPKKDAPKPADPAKPSAPAKPSSPTSPAGKPAPASVKQTIVIQADALFDFDKSVVRPDGKKSIDEALAKLAGVDVEMVIATGHTDNVGTDAYNQKLSERRAAAVKGYLVSKGIPASKITTLGKGESQPVATNKTKEGRQKNRRVDIEFKGVKK